In the Elizabethkingia bruuniana genome, TCTTTTCAAAAAAAGCACGATCTGAAGCAAGAGGTGTGATTACAGAATTTCTTCCTTCTTCTTTTAGTAAAGAATAAGACTCTTCTCTTATGATAGAATAAGGAACTTCCACCACATCGTTTATCGGATTAACAAAAATGGTATCTCCAGCAATCTTATCTACCCTATAAGCAGTGTAATAAGTTTTCCTTCCCTGACTACCAGAAAATCCGGAAACTTTACGGAACAATAAGCTTCCTGTAGTAACATCTTGTACCTCCTGTTTCATTTTCCAGCTACTGTAAAAATACAATCCACCAGCCAACACTATTATTCCTATCAGGGAAAAAGCAAAAATTTCTTTAAATTTCATATCAGGGACTAAACTATTTCAATATCTGCAAAACTTTGAAATCCATTCAGGAAATCTTTCAGTGTCATTCTCTTTTTGCCCTCCAGTTGTAATTCTTCAGGATAATAAATTCCATCATGTGTATAAATAGTAAAACTATTTTTGTCAATTTCAATCTGTCCTGCAGATTTATCATGTTGCTTTTTCTCGAATTTACCTTTAAATATTTTAAGTGTCTTAGGCTGTCCTGAGATTTCAATAGTTGTAAATGCAGCCGGGTAAGGAGACATACCACGGATAAAATTATATACCACTTCTACATCATACTCCCAATTGATACGGGTATCTTCTTTAAAGATTTTATATGCTGTTTTAGGGTTTTCTACTTGTGGTTGAGGCTTTTCTTCTATAATACCTTCTGCAAGCCCATCCAGGGTCTTTACAACTAACCCAGCACCTATATCCATAAGTCTGTCATGGAGCTGTCCTGCATCTTCATCTAAAGGCACATCAGTTTCTTCTTGTAGAAGAATATGTCCTTCATCTATTTTTTCATTGATAAAGAAGCTGGTCACTCCTGTTTTCTTTTCACCATTAATTACCGCATAATTAATAGGTGCCGCACCCCTGTAATCAGGCAGCAGAGATCCATGGAGATTGAAAGTACCTAGACGCGGCATAGAAAATAACACTTTTGGCATCATTCTGAATGCTACAACTACAAAGATATCTGCATTCAGGTTTTCTATCTCTTTCAAAAATTCCGGATTACGTAGTTTTTCCGGCTGAAATACCGCAAGCTGATGTTCTACGGCATATTTTTTCACAGGAGACTCATTAATTTTCTGCCCTCTCCCACTGGCTTTATCCGCTACAGTAACTACACCTACAACTTCATGATTGCTATTATGAATTGCTTCTAAGGAAGCTCTAGCAAAATCTGGTGTCCCGAAAAAAACAACTTTTAGTTTATTCATTTATAGTGTATAAGTTTTATAATTCAACATTCTGACCTGACCTTTGTCTAACAAAATTTTCAGGTGTTCCAACAGTTCATCTTTGGGATAAAATTTCAGATGAACAGCTAATTCATCTAGAGTCATTGGTGACCGCATAAGAGCTTCAAAAATAATTTTTTTGTACTCTCTGTCGCTAGTTCCCATTTTACTTGTGAGGCAATAGTTACATTTTCCACAATTTTCAGTTTCTTTCTCTCCGAAATACGAGAGAATAAGTCTCATTTTGCAATAGGAGGCATCCTTGATGAAAAATTTCATTTCCTCCCATTTCTGCAATTTATTTTTTTGAATACTGGCAAAAAGATTCCAGTATTTGTTTTGTAATTCTTTGTCATTTCGTGGCATCAGAAACCTGATACCAGCTGAATTACCGTCAAAGTAATCTACAAGTCCCTTCTCGTGTAATTCTCTTAAACGTACCCGCATCGTTTGCTCATCAACATTCATCTTGTCAGTAAGCTTTTTCTCCCGAAAATAGGTTCGATGAGTCGCAACCCCGTCTAATGCACGGGATAACTTTTCTACAAAGAAACTGTCTTTCTTCCCAAGGCTTTCAACTTCTGATATATTGAATTTTAGTTCCAAAGATGACATTCCTTTGGATTCTTTCAGGTAAATAATTTCCTGGTTATGAAGAAATCGAAGAATAGATACTATTTTAGGACGAGAAATTTTGGTGAGATTCTGAATCTTATTGGTCTGAATTTCAAAAAAAACCTCCGGAAGTTCGTGTTCTGCAATCTGGCAGAAGGAATAGACATAGGAACAAACTTTTTGATAATCGGTTTTGCTGGCTAACTGACTTCTCATTAGATCATCGATCTGCGTAAGCTCACTCTGATTCCAAAGTAAAATAGTTTCTGCATTTTGTCCATTTCTACCTGCACGGCCTATTTCCTGATAATAATTTTCAATAGACGGGGATGGAGAAAGATGTATTACAAATCCAACATTATCTTTATCAATACCCATTCCGAATGCATTGGTGGAAACAAGGGTATAGTTATTTTTACTAAGCCAGTAATTCTGACGTATTTGCTTTTCTTTTACAGGTAAACCTGCATGATAATAATCCACCTGCTCTATGCCGCTAATCTTCAGCCAGTTACTCAGATACTCAGCTTCTTTTCTGGTTCTCACGTAGATAAGACCCGATTTCTCATTACTTCTGAGGTAATATAGAATATGATTATATTTATCCGAAAGCTCTCTTATCTGAATATAAAGATTATCTCTTCTATAAGATTTTTTAAAAATATTTGTCTTTTTAAAATCCAGCTTGTGCTGAATTTCCTGCATCACTTTAACAGAAGCTGTTGCCGTTAATGCAAGACACGGAAGATATGGATAAGCTTGTCTGAAATCTTTTATATTCTGATAACTTGGACGAAAATCACTTCCCCATTCCGAAATACAATGTGCTTCATCTACGGCTATTAAGGATAGTTTTGTATCCGTAATATTTTCCAGAAAATTTCTGTTAGTCAATCTTTCCGGAGAAACATAAAGCAGCTTATATTCTTCATTTTTTAAATTCTGATAAATAAGCTCTTCTTGTTCATCATCGAATTCTGAACTAAGATAGGCGGCAGGAATACCTCTTCGATTAAGCTCGTGAACCTGTTCTTTCATTAAAGCCAGAAGCGGAGATATTACCACTGTCGTGCCTTCTAAAAGCAAAGATGGTAATTGATAACATAATGATTTCCCTCCTCCTGTTGGCAATAAAGCCAGTGTATCATTAGAGGATAATACAGACTGAATAATTTCTTTCTGCTGGTCTCTAAAATGATCATAACCCCAAAATTGCTTAAGGGTTTCATCTAAAATCTGTTCATTATAAGACCGGCTCGGAATCATCGGGTAAAATTAAAGCTTTTCAGGGGTATATAAAAATAAAAAGGTGTGCTACTGGCACACCTTCTGTTATATAACTTATTAAGAATAATTATTTCTGTTGGAAATAAACTCTTCTGTTAGCTCTGTTTTTCCATTCAGGACATTTGCTTGCAGGATTACATTCAGGATATTTAAGATCACTCTTACCATGTCCTACAGCATCTAATCTTGAAGACTGAACTCCACTCTGGATTAAATAGTTCTTTACATTATTAGCTCTTTTCTGAGATAATTTCTGGTTATACTGAACTGTACCTCTTGTATCAGCAGCTCCTACAACTGTATATTTAGAACCCATTTCAGATGAGTTAATATAATTAACAGCACTGTTTAAGATAGCAGTATTAGAAGAAAGAATTCTATCTGAATTTAAATCAAATTCGATACCTTCCAAGCTTCTTGAAACTTCAGTAACAACCTGATTGTTCGTTGGGCATCCGTTATTTTCTGGTGGTCCAGGAACAGTTACACACTTGTCATAAAGATCAATTACTCCATCTAAGTCTACATCCAATGCTCTACCGGAACCATCTACTCTTGCTCCTGCAGGAGTATTTAGCTCTCTATCCCAATCATCACATACACCATCGTTATCGGCATCACCTTTCTTACATACTTCTATATCCTGACTCTTATTTTCTAAGACATCAAGTTTATAATAGATTTCTTGTAATGGATCATGCCAGAATAAATGAGATTCGTGTTTTCCGATGTTATAGGTTAGACCTAATGTTGCATTGATCATATCATTGTTACCAGCTCTTGCAGGATCTACATAATTTCCTCTTGCACCATCAAAGCCTTTTCCTCCTGTAAGAGAATACATCACTCTACCTTCTAAATCGAAAGATTTGCTAACTCTGTACTTTAATCCAGTACCTAATTGTGCATAGAATGAGTTTAGTTTAAACGGCTTTACCTCTTTTGTTAAAGACTGGTTATAATTTGTCCCAGGCTCTTGCAAATAAGATCTGTAAGCAATAGTACCTACACCTCCGTAAGCATGAAGCGCCCATCTGTATGGAGAATGATTATCTACTCTTCTGAAAAGATTAGAAATATTAACATCTCCCAAGATTGTGATCGCATCATATTGCGTCCTCCCTCCAGGGCCTCCAGCAACATGATCCTTTGTATTTACCCAACCTTGTCTTGTCTCTCCTTTGTCATATTGAAGCTTCAAGCCGAATGCATGAGTAATAGCTTTGTCTACACTAAAATAAGCTGTCCAGCCGAATAAATTTTTCGCACCTGACTCATCATGAAGTGAATACAAACTACCACTTTTCATGATAACGGTACCTGCTCCGGCAGAAATTGACCAATCATTAAACCTTTTGGATTTATTAGTGAAAGGAGATACATTAGCTGAACCAGATGTATACGCATTGGGGTATTGCCCCTGGGCTGCAGATGTTGTAGCGACAGCTGTAGAGTCCTGACCGTAGATGGCAACAGGCAATACAAATGCTAAAGCTACACTTGCGAAATTTAGTTTCATAATTCAGTATTTTAAGTTAATAAATGATTTCGTCTTTATAACATTGATGAGAACTCAACATTATTTTTCTGTTTGTGTTTCGTCTTGCTAATCAACCTCATTTAAGAATCTTTATAATATAAAGATGATATTCAGATAAGCAAAGCTAAACTTTGTGTTCAACAGTACTTTATCATAACTTTTTAATATAAAATCCCTTCTTTTCTGCTTAACGTATTTTCAACTTTTCTAACAGTTTTTAACAAATAAACAGACAAAATTTATGTTCTCATTAACAATGCAATATTACAAAAAATATTATTACTAACAAATCTTATACAATTCTTTATTTTATTTAAAAATTCATTAATAAAAGTAATTACGATTTGAAAATCAATAACCAAATTGTTATAAAATTGTCTATATCACTATTCATAGTGATTAAAAAAAATAGAGTGCACAATTATGTACACTCTATTTTAGTTTATGATAAAAAAATTACTTTTTCTTTTTCGTTACTTTTTTAACAGTTTTAGTCTTTTTTACAGAAGTATCACTGTAGTCTTTCTTAGGAAGGCTATTCCATTCGTAGTCATCTACAAATCTTACTGTAACTTTTCTGTCCGCCATTCTTTCAGCATCAGAAGCCGTTGCAGGTACGTTTGCATCTGTTGCTCCAACTCCTTTAGACTTAAGCATACTTGGAGATACCCCTCTGCTCTCTAGCGACTGAACTACAGAAGCAGCTCTTTCTTTCGATAGTTTTAAGTTATATGCAGCACTTCCCTTAGCATCTGTATGCCCGGTTATTAAGTACTTTCCATCGCTATCGTTTATGATTCTTGCTGCAGCATCCAGTCTAGGTCCAGATTCACTTGTTATTGTAGATTTATTAAAGTGGAAGTATACACTTTTCAATTCATTTTCTACTTCAACAGCTACTTTATGGTTATCTTTCTTAACAGGGCATCCATTATTTTCTACAGGCCCCGGAATTGTAACACACTTGTCGTAAAGATCAATTACTCCATCTAAATCTGTATCTAATGCTTTACCAGAACCATCTACTCTTGCTCCTGCAGGAGTATTTAGCTCTCTATCCCAATCATCACATACACCATCATTATCAGCATCACCCTTTTTACATACTTCAAGATCCTGATTTTTGTTTTCTAAGACATCAAGTTTGTAATAGATTTCTTGTAATGGATCATGCCAGAATAAATGAGATTCGTGTTTACCTATGTTATAGGTTAGACCTAGTGTTGCATTGATCATATCATTATTACCAGCTCTTGCAGGATCTACATAATTTCCTCTTGCACCATCAAAGCCTTTCCCTCCGGTAATCGAGTACATTACTCTTCCTTCTAAATCAAAAGCCTTACTAACTCTGTATTTTAATCCAGTACCTAATTGCGCATAGAAAGAGTTTAATTTAAATGGTTTTACTTCTTTTGTTAAAGACTGGTTGTAATTGGTCCCAGGCTCTTGCAAATAAGATCTGTAAGCAATGGTACCTATACCTCCGTAAGCATGTAGTGCCCATCTGTAAGGAGATTGATTGTCTACCCTTCTGAAAAGATTAGAAATATTAACATCTCCTAAAATTGAAATCGCATCATATTGCGTTCTTCCTGCTGCACCGCTACTCGCAACATGATCTTTAGTACTTACCCAACCCTGTCTTGTCTCTCCTTTGTCATACTGAAGTTTCAATCCGAATGCATGAGAAATTGCCTTGTCCACACTAAAATAAGCTGTCCAGCCAAATAGGTTTTTTGGACCTGACTCATCGTGTAGTGAATACAAACTACCACTTTTCATGATAACAGTACCTGCTCCGGCAGAAATAGACCAGTCGTTAAATCTTTTAGATTTGTTAGTAAAAGGAGATACATTGGCAGAGCCAGATGTATACGCATTAGGATACTGCCCCTGAACAGCAGCTGTCTTCGCTACAGCTGTAGAATCCTGACCATACATTGCAATTGGCAGTACACACGCCAAAGCCACACTAGCAAAATTTAATTTCATAAATCTTGTTTTTAAGTTAATAAATGATTTCGTTGTCAAATAATACTGAATGAGAACTTCAACATTATTTTTTTTCAATATTTGTGTTTAATTCTGTTAATAACTCCTTCGAAAAATCTCTTTCATATAAGTGTTTCAGATGCGGGATCATTAATTTTTGTGAATAAAATCTGATATTACCAAATTCTACAATATCTATATCAATTATCCTGTCCTCGTATCCACCTTTTGCAAAAGAGTCCTCTTCTCTTCCCATTTCATGTTCAATTTCTTTAATATTCTTTAGTAACTGAACAGGTGAGAATTTTGTTTTTATTAACACGGCAATATTACAAAAAATATTCTTACTGTCAAATTCGACAGGATCTGTCATAAGTTTTGAAGACCTTGCAATTATACTCCCTAATCTATTATTGATCAACTCTATAGCAATGTCAATATTTTTTTCCGGAAAATTAATATTGCTTCCTAGTAACAAAATCACGTTATTTGACGACATATTACAAAAATTACAGTTTTTAAAAAGATGAAAAATTTTTTCAAGACCGTTATGGCCAATATTGTTGCCATATTTATAGTAGGATTTATAGGTATGATAGGATTATTCCTGTTCATCCTCATTTCGTCCATGTCCGGCAAAGGTAGCGTAAATGTTAAAGATAATTCCGTACTAACAATTAATTTAAAAGATAATATTATTGAGTCTACATCGGAGCTTTCCAGTTCGATATTTGATTTAGGAAATGACAGCAGTCTGAAAATTTCCGATATATTAAATGCTATCAAACAAGCAAAAGATGACAAAAAGATATCTGGTATATCTATAGAAACAGACGGAACTACTGCTGGTATCACACAAATAGATGATATCAGAAAGGCGCTGGAAGATTTTAAAAAGTCAGGAAAGTTTGTCTATGCTTATGGAAATAACGTTTCCCAGAGTTCATATTACCTTTCTACCGTAGCCGATCAGTATTACCTGAATCCAACCGGAGGTGTAGAACTAAAAGGTCTCTCTACTGAGGTAGTATTCTTCAAAGATTTATTCGATAAATACGGAATTGGGGCAGATGTTATCCGTCACGGAAAATACAAATCTGCTGTGGAACCTTATTTAACAAACAAAATTTCTGATGAAAACAAGGAGCAATTATCATTCTTATTAAATGATTTATGGGGTAACATTTCTAAAAAAATAGAAACTTCCAGAAAACTGAGCGCCGAAGAATTAAAAACAACTACGGACAGCCTTTATGGTATTATACCTGAATATGCTCTAAAAAGCAAATTGGTTGACAAACTTCTTCAGAAATCAGAATATGACAATCTTATTAAAGGCAAATTAAAAGTTGCAGCCAAAGACGACCTTAATAAGGTATCTATTGGAAATTATATTGAGTATGTGAATAAAAACGCATCCAGCTCTAGCGCTAAAGATCAGGTAGCTGTTCTTTATGCTTCGGGGGAGATTTTCAACGGGAAAGGAAACACTGGTATTTATTCTGAAAACTTTATTAAAGAGATAAAAAAGATTGAAAAGAACGACAATGTAAAAGCAGTGGTTCTTAGAATTAATTCACCTGGAGGAAGCGCTAATGCCAGCGACGAAATTCTTTTTGAATTACAACAACTAAAAGCTAAAAAACCATTGGTTGTTTCATTTGGAGACTATGCAGCATCCGGGGGTTATTACATTGCTATGGCCGGACAAAAGATTTTCTCGGAAGCCAATACATTAACGGGTTCTATTGGGGTATTCGGATTGGTCATGAACTTTAAAGAACTTGCTAACAGAAATGGACTTCGTTCTGATGTTGTAGCAACTAATGTTAATTCTAAAATGTTCTCTACTATTTCCGGTATGACTCCTGGCACAAGAAACATGATGCAGAAAAGTGTTGAACAAACATATAAGCGTTTTGTTTATTTTGTAACCCAAAACAGAAAGAAAACTTTTGAAGAAATAGATGCTATTGGAGGAGGACATGTGTGGTCCGGAACAAGAGCAAAAGAACTAGGTCTGGTTGATGAAATAGGCACATTAGACGATGCAGTGAAATATGCTGCAGGATTGGCTAAAACTAAAGATTTCAATATCAAAAACTACCCTAAGGATAAGAGTAATTTCGAAAAGTTCTTCGAGAGTATGAACGAACAAGATGTTGCTGCTAAAGCCATAGAAACGAAATTTGGTAAAGAGAACTATCAGCTATTCCAAAAGATTAACAATCCTAATAATAAAGGAGTACAAATGGCTCTTCCATATGTACTGAAAATAGAATAGTCATTCTAAAGAATGGCTTAAAAGTAAAGGCGGGAATAAATTATTCCCGCCTTTACTTTTTTATTAAACATTAATAAATTCTTACTCTTTATTAGAAGCAATCTTACTATAAATAAACAACAGTAGAACTGCACCTCCGATTGAGAAAAGCCAGTTTTTGAAACTCCAGAAACTGTCGGCCGCATACCAGCCTATGGCACCAGCTATCCAGCGTCCTAAAATAGATCCCAGAATCCCAAGAAGGATTGTTATCAACCAGCCTCCAGGATCTTTTCCTGGATGTATTGCTTTAGCGATTGCTCCGGCAATAAGCCCAAATACAATATATGTAATCCAGCCCATAATTTTGTGATTTTTAATAGATTATAAAATAGTTTAACTTAGTTATCTCAAATTTAGCAGAATTTAATTAAAAACTGCAAATTAATTTTCTTCTCTCTTTTTGAAGAATGAGTCAACAAATTCTGTACCATTAAAAAGTTGCAAATCCTGCATCTTTTCTCCTACACCTATATATTTCACCGGCACCTGGAACTGATCCGAAATACCAATAACCACTCCACCTCTAGCTGTTCCGTCCAGTTTGGTAACTGCCAAAGCCGAAACTTCTGTAGCTGCAGTAAACTGTTTTGCCTGCTCAAAAGCATTTTGTCCCGTAGACCCATCCAGTACTAAAAGTACCTCGTGTGGGGCATCCGGAATCACCTTTTGCATAACTCTTTTAATTTTAGAAAGCTCATTCATAAGATTCACCTTATTATGAAGTCTTCCTGCTGTATCTATAATTACAACATCTGCATCTTGTGATACTGCGGACTGGACTGTATCGAAAGCTACAGATGCAGGATCAGATCCCATAGCCTGTTTTACAATTGGTACACCTACTCTTTCAGACCAGATAACCAACTGATCCACTGCGGCAGCCCTGAACGTATCTGCTGCACCAAGAACAACTTTCAGTCCTTCTGATTTAAACTGATGAGCAAGTTTTCCAATCGTTGTTGTTTTTCCAACACCATTAACTCCCACCACCATTATTACATACGGCTTTTTAGTCTTATCAATATTCTGTGTTCCGGCATGTGGATTTTCTAAAAGTAAGCCCGATATTTCTTCACGAAGAATATTGTTAAGCTCGGCTACATTTACATACTTGTCTTTAGCAACCCTGTCTTCAATTCTTCTGATGATTTTTACAGTAGTTTCCACACCTACATCAGATGCAATTAATACCTCTTCCAAATCATCCAGAACCTCATCATCAACTTTGCTCTTACCAACAACAGCTCTGCTTACCTTATCAAAAAACGACTGACTGGATTTCTCCAATCCTTTGTCTAAAGATTCTTTTTCTTCTTTTTTGAATATTTTTTTAAACCAACTCACTTAGCTAAATATTATTTATTTTTAACAATTGCCGTAACTTCTACTTCTATAAATACATCTTTTCTGAACAGTCCTTTTACTTCTAAAAGAGAACTGGCAGGCGGATTTTCGGTATTAATAAACTGATCTCTGACTTCTCTAAACTCGGCTATTTTAGAAATATCAGTAGTAAAGATTCCTAGTTTTACAATATCATTAAGG is a window encoding:
- a CDS encoding RecQ family ATP-dependent DNA helicase, producing MIPSRSYNEQILDETLKQFWGYDHFRDQQKEIIQSVLSSNDTLALLPTGGGKSLCYQLPSLLLEGTTVVISPLLALMKEQVHELNRRGIPAAYLSSEFDDEQEELIYQNLKNEEYKLLYVSPERLTNRNFLENITDTKLSLIAVDEAHCISEWGSDFRPSYQNIKDFRQAYPYLPCLALTATASVKVMQEIQHKLDFKKTNIFKKSYRRDNLYIQIRELSDKYNHILYYLRSNEKSGLIYVRTRKEAEYLSNWLKISGIEQVDYYHAGLPVKEKQIRQNYWLSKNNYTLVSTNAFGMGIDKDNVGFVIHLSPSPSIENYYQEIGRAGRNGQNAETILLWNQSELTQIDDLMRSQLASKTDYQKVCSYVYSFCQIAEHELPEVFFEIQTNKIQNLTKISRPKIVSILRFLHNQEIIYLKESKGMSSLELKFNISEVESLGKKDSFFVEKLSRALDGVATHRTYFREKKLTDKMNVDEQTMRVRLRELHEKGLVDYFDGNSAGIRFLMPRNDKELQNKYWNLFASIQKNKLQKWEEMKFFIKDASYCKMRLILSYFGEKETENCGKCNYCLTSKMGTSDREYKKIIFEALMRSPMTLDELAVHLKFYPKDELLEHLKILLDKGQVRMLNYKTYTL
- a CDS encoding OmpA family protein, which codes for MKLNFASVALAFVLPVAIYGQDSTAVATTSAAQGQYPNAYTSGSANVSPFTNKSKRFNDWSISAGAGTVIMKSGSLYSLHDESGAKNLFGWTAYFSVDKAITHAFGLKLQYDKGETRQGWVNTKDHVAGGPGGRTQYDAITILGDVNISNLFRRVDNHSPYRWALHAYGGVGTIAYRSYLQEPGTNYNQSLTKEVKPFKLNSFYAQLGTGLKYRVSKSFDLEGRVMYSLTGGKGFDGARGNYVDPARAGNNDMINATLGLTYNIGKHESHLFWHDPLQEIYYKLDVLENKSQDIEVCKKGDADNDGVCDDWDRELNTPAGARVDGSGRALDVDLDGVIDLYDKCVTVPGPPENNGCPTNNQVVTEVSRSLEGIEFDLNSDRILSSNTAILNSAVNYINSSEMGSKYTVVGAADTRGTVQYNQKLSQKRANNVKNYLIQSGVQSSRLDAVGHGKSDLKYPECNPASKCPEWKNRANRRVYFQQK
- the fmt gene encoding methionyl-tRNA formyltransferase, with protein sequence MNKLKVVFFGTPDFARASLEAIHNSNHEVVGVVTVADKASGRGQKINESPVKKYAVEHQLAVFQPEKLRNPEFLKEIENLNADIFVVVAFRMMPKVLFSMPRLGTFNLHGSLLPDYRGAAPINYAVINGEKKTGVTSFFINEKIDEGHILLQEETDVPLDEDAGQLHDRLMDIGAGLVVKTLDGLAEGIIEEKPQPQVENPKTAYKIFKEDTRINWEYDVEVVYNFIRGMSPYPAAFTTIEISGQPKTLKIFKGKFEKKQHDKSAGQIEIDKNSFTIYTHDGIYYPEELQLEGKKRMTLKDFLNGFQSFADIEIV
- a CDS encoding OmpA family protein, whose protein sequence is MKLNFASVALACVLPIAMYGQDSTAVAKTAAVQGQYPNAYTSGSANVSPFTNKSKRFNDWSISAGAGTVIMKSGSLYSLHDESGPKNLFGWTAYFSVDKAISHAFGLKLQYDKGETRQGWVSTKDHVASSGAAGRTQYDAISILGDVNISNLFRRVDNQSPYRWALHAYGGIGTIAYRSYLQEPGTNYNQSLTKEVKPFKLNSFYAQLGTGLKYRVSKAFDLEGRVMYSITGGKGFDGARGNYVDPARAGNNDMINATLGLTYNIGKHESHLFWHDPLQEIYYKLDVLENKNQDLEVCKKGDADNDGVCDDWDRELNTPAGARVDGSGKALDTDLDGVIDLYDKCVTIPGPVENNGCPVKKDNHKVAVEVENELKSVYFHFNKSTITSESGPRLDAAARIINDSDGKYLITGHTDAKGSAAYNLKLSKERAASVVQSLESRGVSPSMLKSKGVGATDANVPATASDAERMADRKVTVRFVDDYEWNSLPKKDYSDTSVKKTKTVKKVTKKKK
- a CDS encoding GlsB/YeaQ/YmgE family stress response membrane protein; translation: MGWITYIVFGLIAGAIAKAIHPGKDPGGWLITILLGILGSILGRWIAGAIGWYAADSFWSFKNWLFSIGGAVLLLFIYSKIASNKE
- the sppA gene encoding signal peptide peptidase SppA, coding for MKNFFKTVMANIVAIFIVGFIGMIGLFLFILISSMSGKGSVNVKDNSVLTINLKDNIIESTSELSSSIFDLGNDSSLKISDILNAIKQAKDDKKISGISIETDGTTAGITQIDDIRKALEDFKKSGKFVYAYGNNVSQSSYYLSTVADQYYLNPTGGVELKGLSTEVVFFKDLFDKYGIGADVIRHGKYKSAVEPYLTNKISDENKEQLSFLLNDLWGNISKKIETSRKLSAEELKTTTDSLYGIIPEYALKSKLVDKLLQKSEYDNLIKGKLKVAAKDDLNKVSIGNYIEYVNKNASSSSAKDQVAVLYASGEIFNGKGNTGIYSENFIKEIKKIEKNDNVKAVVLRINSPGGSANASDEILFELQQLKAKKPLVVSFGDYAASGGYYIAMAGQKIFSEANTLTGSIGVFGLVMNFKELANRNGLRSDVVATNVNSKMFSTISGMTPGTRNMMQKSVEQTYKRFVYFVTQNRKKTFEEIDAIGGGHVWSGTRAKELGLVDEIGTLDDAVKYAAGLAKTKDFNIKNYPKDKSNFEKFFESMNEQDVAAKAIETKFGKENYQLFQKINNPNNKGVQMALPYVLKIE
- the ftsY gene encoding signal recognition particle-docking protein FtsY, whose protein sequence is MSWFKKIFKKEEKESLDKGLEKSSQSFFDKVSRAVVGKSKVDDEVLDDLEEVLIASDVGVETTVKIIRRIEDRVAKDKYVNVAELNNILREEISGLLLENPHAGTQNIDKTKKPYVIMVVGVNGVGKTTTIGKLAHQFKSEGLKVVLGAADTFRAAAVDQLVIWSERVGVPIVKQAMGSDPASVAFDTVQSAVSQDADVVIIDTAGRLHNKVNLMNELSKIKRVMQKVIPDAPHEVLLVLDGSTGQNAFEQAKQFTAATEVSALAVTKLDGTARGGVVIGISDQFQVPVKYIGVGEKMQDLQLFNGTEFVDSFFKKREEN
- the folK gene encoding 2-amino-4-hydroxy-6-hydroxymethyldihydropteridine diphosphokinase, with translation MSSNNVILLLGSNINFPEKNIDIAIELINNRLGSIIARSSKLMTDPVEFDSKNIFCNIAVLIKTKFSPVQLLKNIKEIEHEMGREEDSFAKGGYEDRIIDIDIVEFGNIRFYSQKLMIPHLKHLYERDFSKELLTELNTNIEKK